One part of the Hyalangium ruber genome encodes these proteins:
- a CDS encoding GNAT family N-acetyltransferase — MSTPTAIPPSPPYLLRTPRLLLRCMEPADAARRKEAVDSSGDHLADFFPRLPEGLLPLETHAAQVRKFRGGFDLDQDRVYGTFEPDTGKLLGEGYLLKRAGLGALEVGYWLRLDAVGQGIASEMASALVKIAFEFDKVKRMDLMCSPRNERSAAVARRLGFTFEGRLRDRQLAPHHQRGDLLCFTLLDSEYPRTPASQLPLQAFDFIGQRIP; from the coding sequence ATGAGCACGCCCACCGCAATCCCTCCCAGCCCTCCCTACCTCCTGAGAACGCCCCGACTGCTGTTGCGTTGCATGGAGCCGGCGGATGCCGCGCGCCGCAAGGAGGCGGTGGATTCCAGTGGAGACCACCTGGCGGACTTCTTCCCGCGCTTGCCGGAGGGGCTTCTGCCGCTGGAGACCCATGCCGCGCAGGTGCGCAAGTTCCGCGGGGGCTTCGATCTGGATCAGGACCGCGTCTATGGGACGTTCGAGCCCGACACCGGGAAGCTGCTGGGAGAGGGCTATCTGCTCAAGCGGGCCGGCCTGGGCGCGCTCGAGGTGGGCTACTGGCTGCGCCTCGACGCGGTGGGTCAAGGCATCGCCTCGGAGATGGCCTCCGCGCTGGTGAAGATCGCCTTCGAGTTCGACAAGGTGAAGCGCATGGACCTGATGTGCTCGCCGCGGAACGAGCGCAGCGCGGCGGTGGCGCGCCGGCTGGGGTTCACCTTCGAGGGGCGCCTGCGCGACCGGCAACTCGCCCCGCACCACCAGCGGGGCGACCTGCTGTGCTTCACCCTCCTGGACTCCGAGTACCCGCGAACACCGGCCAGCCAGCTGCCGCTCCAGGCCTTTGACTTCATCGGGCAACGAATCCCCTGA